The genomic region CCGGCGAGAAAGTTGAAGAATAGCTTGCTCGGTTCGCCGATCTCCAGCGTGAAGATGTTTTTTCCGGTCTTGGCGTCGACGATGCTTTGATGCACGTGCATGGCGCTGCCGGGCTCATTGGCGAGTGGCTTTGCCATGAAGGTCGCGTAACAGTTTTGCGCGAAGGCGGCTTCGCGGATTGTCCTTTTGAAAAGGAAGACCTGATCGGCGAGGTCGACAGGGTCACCGTGAAGGAGATTGATTTCGAGCTGCGCGGCGCCGCCTTCCTGGATGATGGTGTCGATCTTGAGGTACTGGCGCTCGGCGAATTCGTAAATGTCATCGACGATCTTGTCATATTCGTCGACAGCGCCAAGGCTGTAGGCTTGGCGGCCTGCGCCAGGACGACCGGAACGGCCCGTCGGCGGCTCCAAGGGATAATCGGGATCGGGGTTGGTTTTCGTCAGATAGAATTCGAGTTCCGGCGCAACGACTGGCACCCAGCCTTCCTTGGCGTAGAGATCGACGACGCGCTTCAAGACGTTGCGCGGTGCTATTTCAACCGGACCGCCGCTCTGCCATTGGGCGTCGTGAATGACCTGCGCGGTTGGGCTCGAAGCCCACGGAGCTGGGCGGATGGTTGACAGATCGGGAACCATCATCAGGTCGCTCTCGGCGTAAAGCTCCTGACCGTCTTCTTCGAAACCGACGTAGTCGCCGGTGATAGTCTGATGAAAAATCGATATCGGAAGATGGACCGCATCGAGTTTCACGAATTTCTCAGCGGGCATCGTCTTGCCGCGCGCGACACCTGCAATATCGGGCACTGCACAATCTATTTCTTCGATGCGATGTTCGCGCAGCCAATCCCGAAGTCCTTCAGGAGTGGAGCCGACGCCGAAATCACTTTCCTCGTGGATGGGACGTACTGGTGGGGCGTTCATGGAGCACCTGGGTATTGTTCAACTATATTCGGCTGACGCGTTGTGTTCGGTCTAACGAACGTCATCGCCAAGCGTCGAGGTCATGTGACAGCCATGGCTTTGATAAGGAGGGCTTGCCCTCTAAGTTCAGACATCGGTCAGACGCATTGAGCCGTCGCTCGGTAGGCTAGAAGAGACTTAACCTTTTACATGGGGGGACCTCAATAGCCGCCACGATGACATATCTTATCGCCAAATATCGTTGCCGTCGCCCAATAGGGCGGCGCCCTGACTTGAGATCGGGCAATCGTCCATTGGACGAACGTTTTTCGTTGCGCGTCGCAGTGCAAACAAGAAATCTCCGACAAGCCCCGTTGTGCTTCGCAATTTAAATGCGCAGTATGGTCGGTGTTTAGCAAAACGCTGTGCGAGCGGCGTTGGGTGTGGTCCGGCCGTTTAACGTGGCCGGGTATGGGACTGATCCGTGGAGGATTTCGGATGTTGTGGCTCAGTAAGGCGGCGCGTAGCGTCGCGTACTCTATTGTTGCGGCTGTGGCGACAGTCGGACTCGTTGGCCATCACGCGCAGGCAGCTGATAGAGTCGTAAAAGTCTACAACTGGTCGGATTATATCGATCCTTCGATCCTTACCGATTTCACGAAGGAAACCGGTATCAAGGTCGTTTATGACGTCTTCGACAGCAACGAAGTTCTGGAAACAAAGCTTCTCGCAGGCGGCAGCGGATATGACGTCGTCGTTCCGACCGCATCGTTTCTTTCGCGCCAGATCAAAGCCGGCGTGTTCCAGAAACTCGATAAGGCCAAGCTTCCAAACTTAAAGTACGCATGGCCCGAAGTTTATAATCGTATCGCGCAGTACGATCCGGGTAACGAATACGCCGTCAACTGGATGTGGGGTACCACGGGCGTCGGCTATAATGAAGGCAAGATCAAAGAGCGCATGGCTGATGCGCCGGTCAACTCACTCGATATGATCTTCAAGCCGGAGATTGCCGCGAAGTTCAAGGACTGCGGCATCTATATGCTGGATTCACCGGAAGACATCATTCCGGTTGCACTCAATTACCTCGGCCTCGATCCGAATACGAAAAATCCGGAAGACTTCCAAAAAGTCGAAGATATGCTGCTGAAGATCAGGCCGTATATCAAGAAGTTCCATTCCTCCGAATACATCAACGCGCTGGCGAACGGCGATGCTTGCATGGCGCTCGGCTGGTCGGGCGATATTCTTCAGGCCGCGTCGCGCGCTGAAGAAGCGAAGAATGGCCAAGTCATCAAGTATAATATTCCGAAGGAAGGTACGCAGATGTGGTTCGACATGATGGCGATCCCGGCGGACGCCAAGGATGTCGACGAAGCTCTGACCTTCATCAATTATCTCAACCGGCCAGAGGTCATGGCGAAGGCTTCAAACTTCGTCCAGTATGCGAACGGCAACCTCGGTTCGCAGAAGTTCATCGATAAGAGCGTCCTCGATAACCCGGCGGTCTATCCGGATGCCGATACGATGAAGAAATTGTTCGTCCACTTGACGTGGGATAATAAAACCCAACGTGTCGCCACGCGAATGTGGACGAAAATCACGACAGGCCAATAAGTTCAGGGCCGCGCCAGAAACATACTGGCGCGGCTTTTTCTTTCTTCACTGTCGCCGGTGTCCCGGCGGTCAATTTCGATCGGTTGAAGGGAACTCTCATCATGTCTGTTGCGACTGCTCCATCCCAGGCGAACGCTGCTTCCTCGCAACGTGCAGGTCCGCGGACGGCCGCACCGCAGACCGGGTTCGCGCCGTGGAAGAATCCAGACCTTCCGCCGATGGTTCGCTTCGAAGGCATCACGAAACGGTTCGATGACTTTGTCGCCGTCAATAATGTGACACTCGATATTTATGAGAAAGAGTTCTTTGCGCTTCTTGGGCCTTCTGGGTGCGGAAAGAGTACGCTTCTCCGAATGCTCGCCGGGTTCGAGCGGCCAACCGAGGGTCGCATCATCGTCGCCGGGCAGGACATCACCGACATGCCTCCCTATGAGCGGCCGGTAAACATGATGTTCCAGTCGTACGCGCTGTTTCCTCATATGACGGTCGAGCGCAACATCGGTTTCGGCCTCAAACAGGAGGGGATGCCGAAGGACAAGATCGAAGAGCGCGTCGATGAAGCCATGGGGATGCTTGAGCTTCGTCAGTTCGCGAAACGCAAGCCCAATCAGCTGTCCGGCGGCCAGCAGCAGCGCGTGGCGCTTGCGCGCGCCATCGCCAAGAAGCCGCGCCTTGTTCTGCTCGACGAGCCGCTCGGCGCGCTGGACAAGAAGCTGCGGCAGCAGGCTCAGTTCGAATTGATGCGTATTCAAGAAACGACGGGGACGACCTTCATCATCGTCACGCACGATCAGGAAGAGGCGATGACGGTCGCGAGCCGCATCGCCGTGATGGAGAAGGGCCTTCTTCAGCAGGTCGCGACGCCGGGCGATATCTATGAGAATCCGAAGACGCGGTACATCGCGGGCTTCATCGGCGACGTGAATGTCTTTGAAGGCACCGTCTCGAATGTTTCGGAAGGCTGCGTCGAAATCGATGCGGCGGACGGCTACAAGTTCAAGACAAGAAGTGCAGAGCCCGTGACCGTTGGGCAGAAAGTCGGGCTGGCGCTGCGGCCTGAGAAAATCCGGATCGGGCGTGAGAAGCCCTCATCAGACGTCAACGCCATTCCCGGCAAAGTCGAAGATATCGGCTACCTTGGCTCAATTTCGCATTATCACGTTCGTACGGCTTCGGGCGAACGCATAACGGCGCTTCGTGCCAACGCGGCACACACGGTCGAGCAATCGATCACCTGGGAGGACGGCGTCTGGCTCGATTGGCCGGTCGATGCAGGCGTGGTGCTGACGGGCTGAGGTTGCACATATGCGTTCAAAAACTTCCGATCTGAAGCGCTGGTACGTGATCGGCGCGCCGTTTCTCTGGTTGCTCGTTTTCTTCCTCATTCCGTTCTTTATCGTCTTCAAGCTATCGCTTTCCGATGTCGCGACCGCGATCCCGCCGTACACGCCAACGTTCAGTTGGTCGAAGGGGATCGGCACGTTCCTCTCGCAGCTCGATTTCGAGAACTACACATTTCTTTTCAGCGACTCTCTTTACATCAATTCGTATCTCTCGAGCCTCAAGATCGCGTTCTTTTCGACGATCCTGACCTTGCTTGTCGCGTACCCGATGGCTTACGGCATGGCGCGGGCGCCGAAGTCTTGGCAGCCGACGTTGATGATGCTCGTTATCCTACCGTTCTGGACCTCATTTCTGATCCGCATTTATGCCTGGATCGCGATCCTGAAGCCCGAGGGCTTTCTGTCGTTGTTCCTGATAAAGCTCGGCATCATCAGCGAGCCCTTGCAAATCATGAATACGACGACGGCGGTCTATATCGGCATCGTGTATTCCTATCTGCCCTTTATGATCTTGCCGCTCTATGCCAGCCTCGAGAAGATCAATCCGTCGTTGCTTGAGGCCGCGCAGGATCTCGGCTCGCAACCGTGGCGCGCCTTCTGGCAAGTGACGTTTCCATTGTCGATGCCCGGCGTATTCGCTGGATGCCTGCTCGTTTTCATTCCGGCGGTTGGTGAGTTTGTCATCCCGGACCTGCTTGGCGGCTCGGATACGCTGATGATAGGTAAGACGCTGTGGACGGAATTCTTCAATAACCGCGACTGGCCGTTGGCGTCGGCGGTGGCGGTGCTGCTGTTGCTGGTGCTGATCATTCCGATCGTCCTGTTCCAGCGGCAGCAGGAAATGCAGCGGGAGGCCGGACGATGAAGGGACGCTTTTCCTGGTTCAACGCGACTTCGATCACGTTCGGATTTGCGTTCCTTTACATTCCGATCCTGCTGTTGGTGATCTTCAGCTTCAACGAGTCAAAGCTCGTTACCGTATGGGCCGGATGGTCGACGAAGTGGTACGGCTCGCTGCTTCAGAACCAGGGTCTCAAAGATGCGGCGTGGGTGACCATTCGTGTCGCCATTGTTTCGGCGACAGTCGCGACGGTGCTCGGCACGCTTGCGGCCATCACGCTTGTCCGCATGGGACGGTTCCATGGTCGAACACTTTTTTCGGGAATGATCTTTGCGCCGCTCGTCATGCCGGACGTTATCACCGGCCTGTCGCTGCTGCTGGTGTTCGTGGCGCTGGGCTTCGATCGCGGCTTCTGGACGATCACGATCGCGCACATCACATTCACGATGTGCTACGCCGCTGTCGTCGTGCAGGCGCGCCTGCAGGACTTCGACAAGTCGGTCGAGGAAGCTGCGATGGATCTCGGAGCGACGCCGGTCGGCACGTTCTTTCAAATAACGCTGCCGATCATCGCGCCATCGGTCGTATCGGCATGGTTGCTTGCGTTCACGCTTTCACTTGATGATCTCGTGATTGCGAGTTTCACGACAGGCCCGGGTGCGACGACCCTGCCGATGAAAATTTACAGTCAGGTCCGGCTTGGCGTGACGCCGGAGATCAACGCCATCTCAACGATCCTGGTCGGCATCGTAACGGTTGGCGTACTTTCCGCGGCGTTCTTTACCAAGCGGCAGACGGATCGGGCTGAGCGCGAGCGCCGGAAGGCTTTTGGTGCCACGGGCTGAGTTGCGACGAGCGGGTGGCTTAACGGCCGCTTGGCGGTATTGCTTCTATCCATTGCAAGGGCGGATTCCGATTGCGCGGAATAGGGAGCGGTGCGCGATGCTGGAGATGAGAAGTCGCATTTGTCTTTCGCGCCAGAGCGCGCTAAGCACCGGGCCATCGTGACAGCACAAGATTACATACGTTCCTATTACGCCGCGACGGCCAATGACCAGACGCGCTATCCGGTGCTCGAAGGCACCGTTAAAGCCGATGTCTGCATCGTTGGCGGCGGTTTTTCCGGCGTAGCGGCGGCGCTGACGCTGGCGGAGCGCGGACGGTCAGTCGTTCTGCTCGAAGCCAACCGCATCGGGTGGGGCGCGTCGGGACGCAACGGCGGCCAGATGATCGGCGGCATCAGCGGCGAAGAGGCAATCAAGCGGCAGCTTGGTTCGGCGGGCGCCAAGCTCGTGCGCGATATGCGGTATCGCGGGCATCAGATTATCGAAGAGCGGGTCGCTAAATATAAAATCGCCTGCGATCTGGCTTACGGCTGGATGGAGGTCGCGGCCCGGCCGAAACATATGGATCATATGCGCGCCTACGTCGAAGGCCGGATGAAAGATGGCGACGGCGATCAGATCGAGGTCGTCGAGAAGCATCGGATGCCCGAAGTTCTCGGCACGGAATCCTACTATGGCGGTTACATCGACCGGCGCAGTGGTCATGTGCATCCACTCAATCTGTGTCGCGGGGAAGCAGCGGCGGCGGCTTCGCTCGGCGTCAAGATTTTCGAAGGAACGAAGGTCGTCAATCTGTCGGGCGGCGCAAGGCCCTGGGTTCAGACCGAGCGAGGCCGCGTCGAAGCTGGAACTGTCATCATCGGCGGCGAGATTTTCGAAAAGTTCGGCCAGCCGGGGCTCAAGGGGTTGATGCTGCCCGCGGGCAGCTACATCATCGCGACCGAACCACTGACGGGCTCAGAGACGGCATCCGTCGATCCGCAAAATCTCGCGGTCGCTGACAGTAACGTGGTGCTCGATTATTTCCGGATGTCGGCGGATCGCCGCATGCTGTTTGGCGGCCGCTGCAACTATACCAACCGCGATCCGAAAGATATCGCTGCGGTCATGCATCCGCGAATGGTGCAGGTGTTTCCGCAGCTCAAGAATGCGCGGGTGGAATTCAAGTGGGGTGGGACGATCGCGATCGTCGTCAATCGCGTGCCCGCCGTCGGGCGGCTGTCACCGAACCTTTATTACTTCCAGGGCTATTCGGGGCACGGCGTCAACGCTACGCACATCATGGCCGAAATCGTTTCCGACGCCATTTGCGGTACGACAGAGCAGTTCGACCTGATGTCGCGGATCAAGCATGTGCGGCTGCCGCTGAGCGACGTGTTCGGCAACTACATGCTGGCGCTCGGGATGCTCTACTACCGCATGCGCGATTTGATGTAAGCGCCGCAGCAGCAGCGCCAACTACCAGCGAAGGACGCGCGGTCCGAGCAACGCGCCGAGGCCCGTCATCACCAGAACGCCGATCGAGTACCAGACCGCCAGAAACAGCGGGCTGTCGTCCGGGCAATGCGCTGCATAAAGCGTTGCGGATATGCCTGCCGATAGCAGGCCGCCGACGGCGCCGGCAATGACCGGGTGGGTCGTCGCGCCGTCGCGCAAGGCATAAAGCACGGCGACCAGCGGCGTCAGCGACAGCAGCGGAATGACGATCAGGCAGAAGACGGCGTTGTGTCCGACCATATTGGCGCGCCAGGCATCGCTCGGCAGGGCGAAAAGTTCGAGGAGGACACCGACGGCAAGCACCAGCGGTGCCAGGGCTAGCCACCACATCATTTTGCCCGGCTTAAAGTCCGGCCGCGCCAAGTCGCGAACCAAGAAGAACGCGGGAATGGCGACGCTCAGCGTCAGAACGAATTTGAAAAGGAAGCGCGGCGACGAGGTCACCAGTTCCATGAAGTGATCGCGAATGCCGAACAGACCGTAAAACACGAGGGCCGTGATCAACGTGCCAACGCCGACCGCCGTCGCCAAGGTCTGGGCGACAGGCGGCTCGACGCTTTTGGCGTCGGCAGCAAGGGCTTTGATCAGATCTTCGGTTCTCATATCTTCTTCTCTTGATAGGTCTCCGAGAGGGCCTTCAGGCTTCGGTGCAAAGCGACGCGTACTGCGACTTCCGTCATTCCAAGGCGTTCCGCGACGTCGCGTGCGGAATGCCCATCGATGCTTATGGAACGTACGATATCGCGGTTTTTCTCCGACAGACCATCGAGGATGCGATCCACGTCGCGGGCGTCGATGGAGGCCTGCTGATCGTCGCCTTCGATGTCGAATTCGGTGAGATCAACTGCCACTTCGGGACGTCGGCCGCGACGGCGCAAGTCGTCGATCATCTTGTTGCGCGAGATCGCCGAGACCCAGGGGCCAAGCGGCATCGATTGATCCCACGTATGCCGTTTCAAATGGATGGCAAGCAAAACGTCTTGCACCACATCCTCTACGTCATCACGCGGCACACCGATGCCGGCAAAGCCGCGCCGAACAACCCCTCTCAGAACCATCGACAGTTCGGACAGGAGTTTATGGTAAGCGTTCTCGTTGCCCGCGATCGCCGCGCGCATCAAGGTCGACCACTGAGCGTCTCGAGCCTTTCGGTCCAAAATAGCCCTTCTTCGTCGTCTTCGCTGCTCGTAGAGCAAACGTTACATCGTGAAGAAAATATTTCTGCTGCCGCCGAACAGCATATTTCGACTCCGCGCCGCATATGGCAGGGATGGCATAAACTGCGCAAGGTGACACGAAGCAAAAAACGCACTTTGGGGGTTAGTTAGCGGGCAGCCAAAGCCAGAGAATGGCGATGTAGGTCAGTCCGTGGAGAAGCTGGTCAATCCCCAAGGCCCACCAGAAGCCCGTATCTTTCGGCGTCCAGCCTTCGCGCGCGACGAGCCGCTGTTTCAGCCAATCGATATGATAGTGCAGGAGAAATTCGCCAGCGAGGAGAGCGGCGGCAAGCGGCAGGCCGCCACCCGGAAACAGCCAAAAAACGGGCGCCGTCAATACGATATGGATGAAGGCATGCAGCAGGCCGCCGGGCGCGCCATAGTGCCCTTTCTGCCGGAAAATCCCATCCGATTGCAGGATGAAGTCCGCGACGGCATGTTTCACAAGCAGATAGGTGATCGCGGCAAGCGCCGCGTGACCGGGTGACATGAAGCTCCATCGCTGCCGGACGGCGATGGGCAGACACCGCTCGCTTCGTCCTTTTTCGTGGTTTTTAGCGTAACCGGGCTGTCTGGAATGTCACCTGGGGAACAGGTGGCCTGGGCAACGCGGTGCCGCCCAGGACCAATTTCGGTGTGCAGATGGCGTCTTAATTCACGCGCTGAACTTCGACGAGGTTATCGGAGAACGTCGGGGCGCGGCCTAATCCGCTCCAGGCGTCCGACGAGATGCAATTGACGGAACCATCCGAGCGATTGAGCGACCGCCAATACCCGAGCGTCGCGACGACAACGCCGTCGGGAACGTCATCTGTTACGCGCGCGACGCCTTCGAAGTCGCCGCGGTCGTTGTAGACGCGAACCGGATCACCGTCGCGCACCGAACGCCTCTGGGCATCCCCGGGGGAGATCATCACGAACTGGTCGCCCTGCACTTTAACCTTGTGCGGCTCGTTGGCGTAGCACGAGTTCAAGAACGCGTGGCTTTTCGGCGAGATGATGTTGAGGGTATAGAGTTTGGCGCGTGTTGGGTTCGTTTCGGGCGTTTCGCGCGGCGGTACGAAGCCGGGAAGGGGATCAACAGGTTCGCCCGATTGCTCGCCCTCGTACATGGCGCGGAAGGGACCGGCTACGAAGTTTTTAGCGTCGTGCAACAGGAACTCGACCTTGCCTGACGGCGTCGGGAAGTTGCCGTTGGCGTGTGGAGTGCGGGTGTCGGCTGCCCCGACGTTGATCTTGAAGTAGCCGTGGGTCTTGAAATACTCCATGTCGACGCCGCCCATCTTCGGGTCGGTCCAATTTATGTACTCGGCGCACAATTCGCTGTCGGTCATTTTGAAGACGGGATCGTCGAAGCCCATTTCCTTCGCAAGCATCCGCCAGAGATCGCTCGTCGGCTTGCATTCGCCTGGCGGCTCAACGGCCTTCTGATTGTACGTCAGATAGAAGTGGCCCCACGACCACATCATATCCTCGGCTTCACCTGCCATCGCTGCGGGTAGGACGATGTCGGCATATTTCGCGGTGTCGGTGAGGAAGTGCTCTGCGACGACCGTGAACAGGTCCTCGCGCTGCAGGCCTTCGACAATTTTGTTCGTCTCGGGCGCCTGACTGACCGGATTGGTGCAGAAGACGAAGAGGCTTTTGATCGGCGGATCCAGCTGCATTTCGCCGGTCAAAGCCGCACCGAGACGCAAGTTGTTGACGACGCGGGTGCCGGGTTTGATCCATTCGGGGCGTGCGGCTTTTACCCAATCGATCGGGAAATCCCAGAGCGGCATCTGCAGCAGGCCGCCGCCGACGTGACGCCAGGAGCCGACGAGGGCAGGCAAGCTGCAGACGGCCCGGATCGCTTGACCACCGCCCGCGCTGCGTTCAAGCGCAACACCCAAGCGAATGACGGAGGGCTGCGCTGTTGCGAATTCACGAGCGAATTTTTCAATGTCCCCGGCGGGGACGCCGGTCGTGCGTGCAACGTACTCGGGCGTGAATTCGGCGGCGCGTTCTTTCAGCTCGGGAAAGCCGTAGGTGTGATTGTCGACGTAGTCTTGATCGACCAAGCCTTGTGCGATGATGGAATTGATGAAGCCCATTGCCAGCGCGCCGTCGGTGCCGGGCTTCGGGCAGATGTGCCAGTCCGCGGCTTTTGCCGTGCGCGAGCGATAGGCGTCGATCACAACGAGCTTCGCGCCGCGTTTCTGCGCTTCGAGCACGAACGGCCAATGATGCAGATTGGTCGAGATCGAATTGGACGCCCAGATCACGATGAATTTGGCGTGGACGAAGCTTTCCGGATCAACCGCGCCGGTCGGTCCGACTGTCAGAAGCCATGCCGTCGAGGAGCCCGAGGCGCAGAACGTCTTTTCATTCACGGTCGTGCCCAGGCGATTGAAAAACGGGTCGCCCGAATTGATGCCCTGCACGAGGCCCATATTGCCGAGATAGCTGTAGGGCATGATTGCCTGAGAGCCATGCTCCGCGATGATGTCGCGCCAGCGCGCGCCGATCTCGGAAATGGCCTCATCCCAGGAAATGCGTTTGAATTCTTTTGAGCCTTTGGGGCCGGTGCGTTTCAGCGGATAGAGCAGGCGGTCTGGATTATGATGATGGTCGGCGAAATCCTTGAGCTTCACACACAGGCCGCCGCGGGTCATCGGATGCTGTTTGTTACCGCGAACCTCGACGAGGCGGCCATTCTGGACCTCGTAGACCATTGCGCAGGTGTCTGGACAATCGTGGGGGCAGGCGCCGAAGAATTTCTCCCGCTGCGGTTGCTCGTTCATGTTTCCTCCGTGGAAAGCCCGCCCATTCTTGAGGCGTGTTCTTAACGTGCGTCAGTTTGGCACCGAAGCGACGGAGAGCGCAACGCGAAAGCGTTTTGGCGACAGAGAGGGAAACGCGTTCAGAGGTCGGCGGGAAATAAAAGTGGTCCCGCCATTGGGCTGAATTGGCACGAAAGTCTGAAAGCGCGCCATCTTCTGTCTTCAGATGAATTCACTAGCTTTTCCGGCATGCTAAGACGACAAATTGGGAAGACCGCGTGGGAAGGGTCGCAGGATATGTCGAAGGCGCTATTTCCAGGG from Hyphomicrobium sp. MC1 harbors:
- a CDS encoding NrsF family protein encodes the protein MRTEDLIKALAADAKSVEPPVAQTLATAVGVGTLITALVFYGLFGIRDHFMELVTSSPRFLFKFVLTLSVAIPAFFLVRDLARPDFKPGKMMWWLALAPLVLAVGVLLELFALPSDAWRANMVGHNAVFCLIVIPLLSLTPLVAVLYALRDGATTHPVIAGAVGGLLSAGISATLYAAHCPDDSPLFLAVWYSIGVLVMTGLGALLGPRVLRW
- a CDS encoding molybdopterin-dependent oxidoreductase, with the translated sequence MNEQPQREKFFGACPHDCPDTCAMVYEVQNGRLVEVRGNKQHPMTRGGLCVKLKDFADHHHNPDRLLYPLKRTGPKGSKEFKRISWDEAISEIGARWRDIIAEHGSQAIMPYSYLGNMGLVQGINSGDPFFNRLGTTVNEKTFCASGSSTAWLLTVGPTGAVDPESFVHAKFIVIWASNSISTNLHHWPFVLEAQKRGAKLVVIDAYRSRTAKAADWHICPKPGTDGALAMGFINSIIAQGLVDQDYVDNHTYGFPELKERAAEFTPEYVARTTGVPAGDIEKFAREFATAQPSVIRLGVALERSAGGGQAIRAVCSLPALVGSWRHVGGGLLQMPLWDFPIDWVKAARPEWIKPGTRVVNNLRLGAALTGEMQLDPPIKSLFVFCTNPVSQAPETNKIVEGLQREDLFTVVAEHFLTDTAKYADIVLPAAMAGEAEDMMWSWGHFYLTYNQKAVEPPGECKPTSDLWRMLAKEMGFDDPVFKMTDSELCAEYINWTDPKMGGVDMEYFKTHGYFKINVGAADTRTPHANGNFPTPSGKVEFLLHDAKNFVAGPFRAMYEGEQSGEPVDPLPGFVPPRETPETNPTRAKLYTLNIISPKSHAFLNSCYANEPHKVKVQGDQFVMISPGDAQRRSVRDGDPVRVYNDRGDFEGVARVTDDVPDGVVVATLGYWRSLNRSDGSVNCISSDAWSGLGRAPTFSDNLVEVQRVN
- a CDS encoding glutamine synthetase family protein — protein: MNAPPVRPIHEESDFGVGSTPEGLRDWLREHRIEEIDCAVPDIAGVARGKTMPAEKFVKLDAVHLPISIFHQTITGDYVGFEEDGQELYAESDLMMVPDLSTIRPAPWASSPTAQVIHDAQWQSGGPVEIAPRNVLKRVVDLYAKEGWVPVVAPELEFYLTKTNPDPDYPLEPPTGRSGRPGAGRQAYSLGAVDEYDKIVDDIYEFAERQYLKIDTIIQEGGAAQLEINLLHGDPVDLADQVFLFKRTIREAAFAQNCYATFMAKPLANEPGSAMHVHQSIVDAKTGKNIFTLEIGEPSKLFFNFLAGQQTYLPAAMCLLAPYVNSYRRLVPNGAAPINVEWGFDNRSAGLRVPVANTSARRVENRLAGADSNPYLALAASLACGYLGMKNALEPRQAVVGNAYRNDHQLPRGLLEALTDFEESTALHDILGKRFCHVYLALKRSEFEEFMRVISPWEREHLLLSV
- a CDS encoding FAD-binding oxidoreductase; the encoded protein is MTAQDYIRSYYAATANDQTRYPVLEGTVKADVCIVGGGFSGVAAALTLAERGRSVVLLEANRIGWGASGRNGGQMIGGISGEEAIKRQLGSAGAKLVRDMRYRGHQIIEERVAKYKIACDLAYGWMEVAARPKHMDHMRAYVEGRMKDGDGDQIEVVEKHRMPEVLGTESYYGGYIDRRSGHVHPLNLCRGEAAAAASLGVKIFEGTKVVNLSGGARPWVQTERGRVEAGTVIIGGEIFEKFGQPGLKGLMLPAGSYIIATEPLTGSETASVDPQNLAVADSNVVLDYFRMSADRRMLFGGRCNYTNRDPKDIAAVMHPRMVQVFPQLKNARVEFKWGGTIAIVVNRVPAVGRLSPNLYYFQGYSGHGVNATHIMAEIVSDAICGTTEQFDLMSRIKHVRLPLSDVFGNYMLALGMLYYRMRDLM
- a CDS encoding ABC transporter permease produces the protein MRSKTSDLKRWYVIGAPFLWLLVFFLIPFFIVFKLSLSDVATAIPPYTPTFSWSKGIGTFLSQLDFENYTFLFSDSLYINSYLSSLKIAFFSTILTLLVAYPMAYGMARAPKSWQPTLMMLVILPFWTSFLIRIYAWIAILKPEGFLSLFLIKLGIISEPLQIMNTTTAVYIGIVYSYLPFMILPLYASLEKINPSLLEAAQDLGSQPWRAFWQVTFPLSMPGVFAGCLLVFIPAVGEFVIPDLLGGSDTLMIGKTLWTEFFNNRDWPLASAVAVLLLLVLIIPIVLFQRQQEMQREAGR
- a CDS encoding sigma-70 family RNA polymerase sigma factor gives rise to the protein MDRKARDAQWSTLMRAAIAGNENAYHKLLSELSMVLRGVVRRGFAGIGVPRDDVEDVVQDVLLAIHLKRHTWDQSMPLGPWVSAISRNKMIDDLRRRGRRPEVAVDLTEFDIEGDDQQASIDARDVDRILDGLSEKNRDIVRSISIDGHSARDVAERLGMTEVAVRVALHRSLKALSETYQEKKI
- a CDS encoding polyamine ABC transporter substrate-binding protein encodes the protein MLWLSKAARSVAYSIVAAVATVGLVGHHAQAADRVVKVYNWSDYIDPSILTDFTKETGIKVVYDVFDSNEVLETKLLAGGSGYDVVVPTASFLSRQIKAGVFQKLDKAKLPNLKYAWPEVYNRIAQYDPGNEYAVNWMWGTTGVGYNEGKIKERMADAPVNSLDMIFKPEIAAKFKDCGIYMLDSPEDIIPVALNYLGLDPNTKNPEDFQKVEDMLLKIRPYIKKFHSSEYINALANGDACMALGWSGDILQAASRAEEAKNGQVIKYNIPKEGTQMWFDMMAIPADAKDVDEALTFINYLNRPEVMAKASNFVQYANGNLGSQKFIDKSVLDNPAVYPDADTMKKLFVHLTWDNKTQRVATRMWTKITTGQ
- a CDS encoding DUF3307 domain-containing protein, with the translated sequence MSPGHAALAAITYLLVKHAVADFILQSDGIFRQKGHYGAPGGLLHAFIHIVLTAPVFWLFPGGGLPLAAALLAGEFLLHYHIDWLKQRLVAREGWTPKDTGFWWALGIDQLLHGLTYIAILWLWLPAN
- a CDS encoding ABC transporter permease subunit, which encodes MKGRFSWFNATSITFGFAFLYIPILLLVIFSFNESKLVTVWAGWSTKWYGSLLQNQGLKDAAWVTIRVAIVSATVATVLGTLAAITLVRMGRFHGRTLFSGMIFAPLVMPDVITGLSLLLVFVALGFDRGFWTITIAHITFTMCYAAVVVQARLQDFDKSVEEAAMDLGATPVGTFFQITLPIIAPSVVSAWLLAFTLSLDDLVIASFTTGPGATTLPMKIYSQVRLGVTPEINAISTILVGIVTVGVLSAAFFTKRQTDRAERERRKAFGATG
- a CDS encoding ABC transporter ATP-binding protein; translated protein: MSVATAPSQANAASSQRAGPRTAAPQTGFAPWKNPDLPPMVRFEGITKRFDDFVAVNNVTLDIYEKEFFALLGPSGCGKSTLLRMLAGFERPTEGRIIVAGQDITDMPPYERPVNMMFQSYALFPHMTVERNIGFGLKQEGMPKDKIEERVDEAMGMLELRQFAKRKPNQLSGGQQQRVALARAIAKKPRLVLLDEPLGALDKKLRQQAQFELMRIQETTGTTFIIVTHDQEEAMTVASRIAVMEKGLLQQVATPGDIYENPKTRYIAGFIGDVNVFEGTVSNVSEGCVEIDAADGYKFKTRSAEPVTVGQKVGLALRPEKIRIGREKPSSDVNAIPGKVEDIGYLGSISHYHVRTASGERITALRANAAHTVEQSITWEDGVWLDWPVDAGVVLTG